GGTTTCTGAAAACAGGCGGCTGTTATTTCTGCAATCGTGGCCAATAGCCACTTTAATCTCATCAAGGTCGGCAAAGTTCTTTTTCAGATAATTACTGAGTCCCTGTGTTGCAGCGCCAACTGTGTAAATATTCATCCGGTTGGTGCCTACGCCCATTACACCGCGCAATCCACCGGTTCCAAATTCAAGGCTGCGATAAAAAGAATCGATTAACTCTGTTGGGTCTTCATCATCAAGCAAGGCCTGTACCTGCATTCTTGTTTCTTCATCATAAGTATCCGAAAGCCATTCCTGCGCTTTCGCTCTTACTTCCATCAATTCCTGATTTTCCATGGTTATTTTTTTTCTAATTGTTTTATACAAATCTTTAAACTATCGCGCCAATAAGGGATTTCTAAATTATAGGTATCTTTTATTTTCGACTTATTTAAAACGCTGTAAGCCGGACGTTTTGCCGGCGTTGGGAAATTTTCGGATAATACCGGGTTAACCGAACAAGCTACTTCCGAGAGTTCAAAAATTGCCTTTGCAAAATCATACCAACTTGCCACTCCTTCGTTTGAATAATGGTAAACTCCGGCAACAAATTTTTCGTTTGATACGATAGCTAAAATAGCTGCAGCCAAATCGGCAGCAAAAGTTGGCGAACCAACCTGGTCGTAAACAACGCCAAGTTCTTCGCGCTCTTTCCCCAGGCGGAGCATGGTTTTTACAAAATTATTTCCAAACGAAGAATACAACCAGGCAGTTCTAATTATTACCGATTCCGGATTTTCTGCCATACAAAGTTGTTCTCCTTCAAGCTTTGTTTTTCCGTAACTACCATTTGGGCCTACTTCATCATTTTCGGAGTAGGGCAAATGGGCATCTCCGGCAAAAACATAATCGGTTGATACCTGAATCATTCGGGCATTATGCGCTTTTGAAATTTTCGCAAGAATCTGAGGAGCCAAAGCGTTAACCTTCCGTGCTGTTTCAACAGCTGTTTCGGCTTTGTCAACAGCTGTGTAGGCGGCACAATTAATTACGCAATCAAACTTATTGGTGTGAAAAGATTTTTCAACGGCCTCTTCATCGGTTATATCAAGGGTATCCACATCTGTAAAAATCAGTTTTATCCCCGGATATTTCGGTGCCAGTAACTTTATTTCGTTACCAAGCTGTCCGTAAGCACCTGTAACTAATACTTTCATTCTGGTTAAAAAACAAAATTTATTTGGGCATTGTCAAACGATGGGGCCTTCGTATCTTTTTCTGAAACAATACATTCTTCAGTACCCAATTGCCAGTTAATACCCAGTTTTTCATCAAACGGATTTATCGAACGTTCAGCATCCCGATTGTATACGTTATCGCATTTGTAGGTAAAAATAGCTGTTTCACTCAAAACAGAGAATCCATGAGCAAAACCACGCGGAACATATAACTGTTTTTTATTATTCTCGTCAATTTTTAATCCAAACCACTTTCCAAAAGTTGGTGATCCCTGGCGCAAATCTACTGCCACATCGTACACACAGCCCTGCACCACTCTAACCAGTTTTGCCTGTGATGCTTCTCCCAGCTGATAGTGTAATCCACGAACAACACCTTTTACCGAACGCGATTCGTTATCCTGAATAAAAGGTTTTACAATCCCTGCCTCCAGGTACCTGTCGCGCTGATAGGATTCAAAAAAATACCCTCTGTCATCTTCAAATACCCGTGGTTCGATAACAACCAAGCCGGGCAACCCTGTTTCAATAATCTTCATTCAATAGTATTTCAATAAACTTTTAAAATGTATGCGATTTTTTGTTGGCAATTTTAAGTAAATACTGACCGTATTGGTTTTTACTTAATGGTTGTGCCAAATCAATAAGCTGTTCTTTGCTTATATATCCCTTTTTCCACGCAATTTCTTCAATACACGAAACTTTTAATCCCTGGCGTTGCTCTATGGTTGATATAAAATTTGATGCTTGTAATAAACTATCATGCGTACCGGTATCGAGCCAGGCAAAACCACGACTTAATAATTTTACATTCAATCTGTTTTCTTCAAGGTACAAACGATTTAAATCGGTAATTTCCAACTCGCCTCTTTTTGAAGGTTTTAAATTCTTTGCCTTTTGCACTACATCATTCGAATAGAAGTATAGCCCGGTAACCGCGTAGTTCGACTTAGGCACCTCGGGTTTTTCTTCAATGGTAATCACTTTTCCTTCTTCATCAAACTCCACAACTCCGTAGCGCTCCGGATCGGTTACATAATAACCAAAAACGATGGCTCCATCTTCCAATGTAGCTGCTTGTTCTAAAATTCCACGAAACTTATATCCGTAGAAAATATTATCTCCCAAAATCATACAAACATTGTCGTCGCCAATAAATTCTTCACCCAAAATAAATGCCTGTGCCAACCCATCGGGCGACGGCTGTATTTTATAGGCCAGTTTTAATCCCAACTGCGAACCATCGCCAAACAACTTCTCGTACAAACCGATATCTTCGGGAGTTGAGATAATCAAAATTTCGCGTATTCCTGCCAACATTAATACCGATAGCGGATAATAAATCATGGGTTTGTCGTAAACCGGAATGATTTGTTTCGAGATCGATCGAGTAATTGGGTAAAGACGCGTGCCTGATCCACCGGCTAAAATTATTCCTTTCATATTTTTATATTTAATTAATTATTGGGCACCCTGAGATTTTTAAAATATCAGGCAAAAAACCGCCTGAGAAATTCTGTCCAATATTTATTAGTTGTTGCAAGGTCTGTAAATGATTTGCGGATAAATTTATACATTTAAATTATAGGCTTCAAAAATAATTAAAAGAAAGACGCTACACAATCAAAAGTAATCGCATTCCTATTTACATTGCCAGCTTCCTGTTTTTTTGTTTTCCATTGGCATCAATCTGTCTCTCTTTCAATAAAATAACACAAATCTTTTGTTTTAATTAATTTTAATACTAATTTTGCGCGCGCATTTTAAAACAAATATAAAGTCTAACTCATTAATTTAATTAGAATTACATGACTGAAGAGAAAAAAGAAAATCTTGAACAAGAAGTACAGGAAACTCCTGTTCAGGAAGAAAAACAAGAAGTTGTAGCAGAAGTTGCAACAGAAGAAACCACCGAAGCAAAAGCTGAAGAGGTTACTGAAGAAAAAACTGAAAAAGCCGTTGAAGTAAAAGCTGAAGAAGCTGAATTTGACTGGGACAGCCTTGAAGAAGGAAAAGACGCCTATTCTGCAAAAGAAAGAGGTGATTTAGAAGACCTTTACAACAACACTTTAAACACTGTTTCTGAAAAAGAAGTTTTGGAAGGAAGTGTTATTTCATTAAACAAACGCGAAGTTGTTGTTGACATAGGCTACAAATCAGACGGTATTGTAAGTTTGAACGAATTCCGCTACAATCCTGAATTGAAAGTAGGCGACAAAGTAGATGTTTACATCGAAAGTCTTGAAGATAAAAAAGGACAGATGATCCTTTCGCACAAAAAAGCACGTGCAACTCGTTCTTGGGAGCGTGTTAACGAGTCGCTTGAAAACGATGAAATCATCAAGGGATACATCAAGTGCCGCACAAAAGGTGGTATGATTGTGGACGTATTTGGTATTGAAGCATTCTTGCCAGGTTCGCAAATTGATGTTAAACCAATCCGCGATTACGATATTTACGTTGGTAAAACCATGGAATTCAAAGTGGTTAAAATCAACCACGAATACCGTAACGTTGTTGTTTCGCACAAAGCACTTATTGAAGCAGAGCTTGAACAACAGAAGAAAGATATTATTGCTAAGCTTGAAAAAGGTCAGGTACTGGAAGGAACCGTTAAAAACGTTACTTCGTACGGTGTATTTATGGACCTTGGTGGTGTTGACGGATTAATTCACATTACCGACTTAAGCTGGGGACGTATTTCTCACCCAAGCGAGATCGTAGAATTAGATCAGAAATTGAATGTTGTAATTCTTGATTTCGATGATGACAAAAAACGTATCGCTCTTGGTCTGAAACAATTAACTCCTCACCCATGGGATAACCTGGATGCTGAGCTGAAAGTGGGCGACAAAGTAAAAGGAAAAGTAGTTGTTATTGCCGACTACGGTGCATTTGTTGAGATTGCTCCTGGAGTAGAAGGTTTGATCCACGTTTCAGAAATGAGCTGGAGCCAGCACCTGCGTAGCGCACAAGACTTCTTAAGCGTAGGCGACGAAGTAGAAGCTGCCATCCTTACTTTAGACCGCGACGAAAGAAAAATGTCACTTGGTATCAAACAGTTAAAAGAAGATCCTTGGGCAAAAATTGATACTGAATACGGTGTTGGAAGCAAGCATACTGCAAAAGTTCGCAACTTTACCAACTTTGGTGTATTTGTTGAAATTACTGAAGGTGTTGACGGCCTGATTCACATCTCAGACCTAAGCTGGACTAAGAAAATCAAGCATCCATCTGAATTTACTGCAATTGGTGAGCCAATCGAAGTAGTTGTTCTTGACATTGACAAAGACAACCGTCGTTTAAGCCTGGGTCACAAACAATTGGAAGAAAACCCATGGGATGTATTTGAAACTATTTTCACTGCCGATTCAATTCACGAAGGAACTGTGGTTGAATTGATGGACAAAGGTGCTGTAATTGCATTACCATACGGTGTTGAAGGTTTTGCAACGCCACGTCACCTGGTTAAAGAAGACGGTACTTCTGTAAAACAAGATGAAAAATTGGATTTCAAAGTAATCGAATTCAACAAGTCGGCAAAACGAATCATTGTTTCTCATTCTCGTATTTTCGAAGATGTAAAACGTGCAGCTGAAGGCGAACAACGTAAAACTCAGAAGAGTACTACAAAACGCGCAATGAAATCAGTTAGCGACAACATCGAAAAAACGACTCTTGGCGATATCAGCGAATTGGCTGCTTTGAAATCGCAAATGGAGAAAGAAGAGAAAAAAGACAAATAAGCACTTGGTGTATTTAATTTGAATTTCGTAAATTGAAGCATGGCATTCGAGATTCGAAAAAACGGGAAGTATACCTTAGTAAAG
Above is a genomic segment from uncultured Draconibacterium sp. containing:
- the rfbD gene encoding dTDP-4-dehydrorhamnose reductase, which translates into the protein MKVLVTGAYGQLGNEIKLLAPKYPGIKLIFTDVDTLDITDEEAVEKSFHTNKFDCVINCAAYTAVDKAETAVETARKVNALAPQILAKISKAHNARMIQVSTDYVFAGDAHLPYSENDEVGPNGSYGKTKLEGEQLCMAENPESVIIRTAWLYSSFGNNFVKTMLRLGKEREELGVVYDQVGSPTFAADLAAAILAIVSNEKFVAGVYHYSNEGVASWYDFAKAIFELSEVACSVNPVLSENFPTPAKRPAYSVLNKSKIKDTYNLEIPYWRDSLKICIKQLEKK
- the rfbC gene encoding dTDP-4-dehydrorhamnose 3,5-epimerase, with amino-acid sequence MKIIETGLPGLVVIEPRVFEDDRGYFFESYQRDRYLEAGIVKPFIQDNESRSVKGVVRGLHYQLGEASQAKLVRVVQGCVYDVAVDLRQGSPTFGKWFGLKIDENNKKQLYVPRGFAHGFSVLSETAIFTYKCDNVYNRDAERSINPFDEKLGINWQLGTEECIVSEKDTKAPSFDNAQINFVF
- the rfbA gene encoding glucose-1-phosphate thymidylyltransferase RfbA; translation: MKGIILAGGSGTRLYPITRSISKQIIPVYDKPMIYYPLSVLMLAGIREILIISTPEDIGLYEKLFGDGSQLGLKLAYKIQPSPDGLAQAFILGEEFIGDDNVCMILGDNIFYGYKFRGILEQAATLEDGAIVFGYYVTDPERYGVVEFDEEGKVITIEEKPEVPKSNYAVTGLYFYSNDVVQKAKNLKPSKRGELEITDLNRLYLEENRLNVKLLSRGFAWLDTGTHDSLLQASNFISTIEQRQGLKVSCIEEIAWKKGYISKEQLIDLAQPLSKNQYGQYLLKIANKKSHTF
- the rpsA gene encoding 30S ribosomal protein S1 is translated as MTEEKKENLEQEVQETPVQEEKQEVVAEVATEETTEAKAEEVTEEKTEKAVEVKAEEAEFDWDSLEEGKDAYSAKERGDLEDLYNNTLNTVSEKEVLEGSVISLNKREVVVDIGYKSDGIVSLNEFRYNPELKVGDKVDVYIESLEDKKGQMILSHKKARATRSWERVNESLENDEIIKGYIKCRTKGGMIVDVFGIEAFLPGSQIDVKPIRDYDIYVGKTMEFKVVKINHEYRNVVVSHKALIEAELEQQKKDIIAKLEKGQVLEGTVKNVTSYGVFMDLGGVDGLIHITDLSWGRISHPSEIVELDQKLNVVILDFDDDKKRIALGLKQLTPHPWDNLDAELKVGDKVKGKVVVIADYGAFVEIAPGVEGLIHVSEMSWSQHLRSAQDFLSVGDEVEAAILTLDRDERKMSLGIKQLKEDPWAKIDTEYGVGSKHTAKVRNFTNFGVFVEITEGVDGLIHISDLSWTKKIKHPSEFTAIGEPIEVVVLDIDKDNRRLSLGHKQLEENPWDVFETIFTADSIHEGTVVELMDKGAVIALPYGVEGFATPRHLVKEDGTSVKQDEKLDFKVIEFNKSAKRIIVSHSRIFEDVKRAAEGEQRKTQKSTTKRAMKSVSDNIEKTTLGDISELAALKSQMEKEEKKDK